One genomic segment of Mycolicibacterium psychrotolerans includes these proteins:
- a CDS encoding P-II family nitrogen regulator: protein MKLITAIVKPFTLEDVKTGLEQTGILGMTVSEVQGYGRQKGHTEVYRGAEYSVDFVPKVRVEVVVDDAAVDKVVDVIVQAARTGKIGDGKVWVSPVETVVRVRTGERGADAL, encoded by the coding sequence ATGAAGCTGATTACTGCGATCGTCAAGCCGTTCACGCTCGAAGACGTCAAGACCGGACTGGAACAGACGGGCATCCTCGGGATGACCGTCAGCGAGGTTCAGGGTTACGGTCGTCAGAAGGGACACACCGAGGTGTACCGCGGCGCGGAATACTCGGTGGATTTCGTGCCGAAGGTCCGCGTCGAGGTCGTCGTCGACGACGCCGCCGTCGACAAGGTCGTCGATGTCATCGTCCAGGCCGCCCGCACCGGGAAGATCGGTGACGGCAAGGTGTGGGTGAGCCCCGTCGAGACCGTGGTCCGGGTGCGCACCGGCGAGCGGGGAGCCGACGCCCTTTGA
- a CDS encoding ammonium transporter, whose protein sequence is MGIPDTGDTAWMLASAALVLLMTPGLAFFYGGMVRAKSVLNMIMMSISAMGVVTVLWVLYGYSLAFGNDVNNLFGDPTQFFGLKGLIGGNAAEAVVADPAAGVEAVDAVNIPLVGTLPATVFIAFQLMFAIITVALISGAVADRIKFGGWLLFTALWVTVVYFPVAHWVFSFDGVTAETGGWIANKLAAVDFAGGTAVHINAGTAGLVLAIILGKRRGWPGTPMRPHNLPFVMLGAGLLWFGWYGFNAGSATSSGGLAGSTFVTTTVATAAAMLAWLLTERIRDGKATSLGAASGIVAGLVAITPSCSSVNVVGALVVGVVAGALCALAVGLKYKLGYDDSLDVVGVHLVGGIVGTLLIGLVAAPETGAGVAGLFYGGGVDQLWRQAVGAGAVLLYSAIGTAILALIVKYTVGLRLNEEDESTGADEAEHAETAYDFASVGAGSALGRHPGVEG, encoded by the coding sequence ATGGGTATACCGGACACCGGTGATACCGCGTGGATGCTCGCAAGCGCCGCGCTGGTATTGCTGATGACACCCGGCCTGGCGTTTTTCTACGGCGGCATGGTGCGGGCCAAGAGCGTGCTCAACATGATCATGATGAGCATCTCGGCCATGGGTGTCGTCACCGTGCTGTGGGTGCTCTACGGCTACTCGCTGGCCTTCGGCAACGACGTCAACAACCTGTTCGGTGACCCGACACAGTTCTTCGGCCTCAAAGGTCTGATCGGCGGCAATGCCGCGGAGGCGGTCGTCGCCGATCCGGCGGCGGGGGTCGAAGCCGTCGACGCCGTCAACATCCCGCTGGTCGGCACGCTGCCGGCGACGGTCTTCATCGCCTTCCAGTTGATGTTCGCGATCATCACGGTCGCGCTGATCTCGGGTGCGGTCGCCGACCGCATCAAGTTCGGCGGCTGGTTGCTGTTCACCGCGCTGTGGGTGACCGTCGTGTACTTCCCGGTCGCTCACTGGGTGTTCTCGTTCGACGGCGTGACCGCGGAGACCGGCGGCTGGATCGCCAACAAGCTCGCCGCCGTCGACTTCGCCGGCGGTACCGCCGTGCACATCAACGCCGGTACCGCGGGCCTGGTGCTGGCGATCATCCTCGGCAAGCGCCGCGGCTGGCCGGGCACGCCGATGCGGCCGCACAACCTGCCGTTCGTGATGCTCGGCGCCGGCCTGCTGTGGTTCGGCTGGTACGGCTTCAACGCCGGGTCGGCGACCTCCTCGGGTGGGCTGGCCGGTTCGACGTTCGTCACCACCACCGTGGCGACCGCTGCGGCGATGCTGGCATGGCTGCTCACCGAGCGGATCCGCGACGGTAAGGCGACCTCGCTGGGCGCCGCCTCGGGCATCGTGGCGGGCCTGGTCGCGATCACCCCGTCGTGCTCGTCGGTGAACGTGGTCGGCGCGCTCGTCGTCGGTGTCGTCGCCGGTGCCCTGTGTGCCCTGGCGGTCGGCCTGAAATACAAACTGGGATACGACGACTCGCTCGACGTGGTCGGTGTGCACCTGGTTGGCGGCATCGTCGGCACGCTGCTCATCGGTCTGGTCGCCGCGCCGGAGACCGGCGCGGGCGTCGCCGGCCTGTTCTACGGCGGCGGGGTCGATCAGTTGTGGCGGCAGGCCGTCGGTGCGGGCGCGGTTCTGCTCTACTCGGCCATCGGTACAGCTATCTTGGCCTTGATAGTGAAGTACACCGTCGGACTGCGGCTCAACGAGGAGGATGAATCCACCGGCGCTGATGAAGCGGAGCACGCTGAAACCGCCTACGACTTCGCCTCGGTCGGCGCGGGCTCGGCACTCGGTCGTCACCCCGGCGTGGAGGGATAA